The Anolis carolinensis isolate JA03-04 chromosome 2, rAnoCar3.1.pri, whole genome shotgun sequence genome has a window encoding:
- the LOC100553738 gene encoding uncharacterized protein LOC100553738 isoform X1 — MQEDTIKAQLSPYVHVTHQQLTHKRVVTYILERSSLSAQGIMCKVCLAGNEKGCYSPVGVCKSDVGRCYTYAAYFGDEPYFLTYDCVNDNYWSFYCNNTEKDGKYTHIEVCCSKEKCNGELPPLPRSWN, encoded by the exons atgcaggaagacacaatcaaa gCTCAGCTTTCTCCTTACGTTCATGTGACACACCAACAGCTGACACACAAACGTGTTGTGACATACATTTTGGAAAGATCGTCTTTATCAG CCCAAGGCATCATGTGTAAAGTCTGTCTAGCTGGAAATGAGAAAGGGTGCTATTCTCCAGTTGGTGTTTGCAAGAGTGATGTGGGACGATGTTATACGTATGCAGCCTACTTTG GTGATGAGCCTTATTTCCTGACTTATGATTGTGTCAATGATAACTATTGGTCCTTTTATTGCAACAATACTGAAaaggatggaaaatatacacacaTCGAAGTTTGTTGTAGCAAAGAAAAGTGTAATGGAGAACTCCCACCCCTGCCTCGAAGTTGGAATTAA
- the LOC100553738 gene encoding uncharacterized protein LOC100553738 isoform X2, with product MNKILLLGFSALFCWTVAQGIMCKVCLAGNEKGCYSPVGVCKSDVGRCYTYAAYFGDEPYFLTYDCVNDNYWSFYCNNTEKDGKYTHIEVCCSKEKCNGELPPLPRSWN from the exons ATGAATAAGATTCTTCTCCTTGGATTTTCAGCTCTGTTCTGCTGGACTGTTG CCCAAGGCATCATGTGTAAAGTCTGTCTAGCTGGAAATGAGAAAGGGTGCTATTCTCCAGTTGGTGTTTGCAAGAGTGATGTGGGACGATGTTATACGTATGCAGCCTACTTTG GTGATGAGCCTTATTTCCTGACTTATGATTGTGTCAATGATAACTATTGGTCCTTTTATTGCAACAATACTGAAaaggatggaaaatatacacacaTCGAAGTTTGTTGTAGCAAAGAAAAGTGTAATGGAGAACTCCCACCCCTGCCTCGAAGTTGGAATTAA